GATCTGATGAGGTTGATCCAAATATTGGAAAATGGAAGAGTGCTCTATTTGGAAGTATATATGGATGGAGCCCCCAATTCAAAGGAATGGAGAGCTTTGCTATGGGGAGATGGAAAATGTTTGGTCTAATCTTTGTGCAACTtattaaagataatattttCCTGCTTAATTTTGAGAATAAGGAAGGTAAAATGAGAGTTTTAGAAGGTGGGCCATATACTTTTGATCGCAGACCCTTAATTCTGCTTCCATAGAAGTCTAGACTAAGAATAGATCTTGAATCCATTCAAAAACTGCCCATTTGGATTCAGCTACCAAGCTTACCATGGGAGTTTTGGTCTAATATAATTTTGAGTAAAATAGGCAGTGTGTTAGGGAAGCCTCTATTTTCAGATCAATATACTGAGAATCAATCAAAGCTAGGATATGCTAGAGTTCTTGTGGAAATGGAATTAAATGATACATTCCCTGAGAATATAGTCATGAAAGATGAAAATAGTGGGCAGTTTATCCAGTAGATTGTTTATGAGTGGAGACCTTTGAAGTATAAGGAATGTAGTAGGTTTGGGTACACGGTAAAGAATTGCAAAGAAAAGCAAGGGGGATAGATTTGGCAGGTCAAGAAGAATGGTGAGGGAGAAAAAAGTGGGAATATGAAAACAATAAAACAGGTGGAAGTGGAAGTATGGAATATAGTGAGCAAAATGGGGATGAGCTGAGCAGAAATGGCATCACAGAGGCGGTTAGTAAGGATAAAGAAGCATTAGAAGAAAGTGAAACTTGAATCAGGGTTGGTAAATCAGAAGGAAATGACAAAATAGGTGAGAATGATGATAATGTAGAGGAATTAGATGCTGGGAGATCAAAAGAAAAGAATGTAAAGACTGGAGTTATAGGAGATGGGAAGAGATCCAGAAGAATAATTAAACCTCCGGATAGGAGGAAATGATTGGGTCTTGGAATGTGAGGAGTCTTAATGACCCCAGGAAGCAGTCAGAGGTGCACACTCTGGttgctaaaattaatttagctGTTATTGGTTTAATTGAGACAAGGGTGAAAAAGGAGAGATGTCAACATGTGTGGGACTGCCTTAAGTTGCAAGGGTGGAATTTCTTTGATAACTACCAATTTGCAAATAATGGAAGAATTTGAGTTGCTTATAATGCTCGACTAATACAAATACAGGTTGAGTCAAAATCTGAGCAGTTTATACATTGCAAGGTGATGGTGGATGGTGATGAATTTTGTTGGACAGTTGTTTATGGTTGTAATCTATGTATAGAAAGGAAGAGGTTGTGGGAATCCATTCAAGCGATCGCTAATGATATGAATATCCCTTGGATAATCCAAGGAGATTTTAGTGCAATTTTAAATATACAAGGAGTGGGTGGGAACATAGCAAATGGTGAGTTTAGTCAGGACTTTGTTGAGTGTGTGGCTGCAGCAAGCTTGATAAAATTGAGATATAAGGGCTGCTTCTATACTTGGACAAACAATCAAGAACAAGAAAGCAGGATATCGAGGAAATTAGACAGATGTCTGGTGAATTTAGCCCGGCTAGAGAAGTTTGCTCTTTCAGAATATGAAGCTCTACCCTCTAGAATCTCAAAACATTCTCCATTGATTGTGAGTATTGGGAAGGGTATGGAAAGCTGCCATTTATATTCTTTAATATGTGGACTTCACATCCTAAATGTGTTAGGATTGTGCAGAGATCATGGCAGAAAGAAGTAGGTGGATCTGCTACGTACAAATTATGGTGCAAATTGAAGGGCCTCAAGCAAGAGTTGAAGAAGCTGAATAGAAGAGAATTCTATGAGATACAAAACAGGGTTTGTAAGTAAATAGCTGGATAATAATTCCATTTCAATTTCACATCTAAAGTTTAGGAGAGCGTCAGATATTGTTAAATCACGCACttttaatcaattataaaaaaataagtaaattgtTGTTTTATATTATAGTATCATAAACAAAtagaattattaatttataattataatttaaatatgtaaaattataatttttgatcgttatttaaaatttatttttgtattaatttattaaagtgAAATACATAtaactaatttataaaatattatgaaaaaatatagaaagtaattttttttatatttttttaatgttgaaTTCACAATCAATCAATTTTAATGGAGAGGTAACTattcacaaaaataaaataaaataaaataaagaaagcaaGCAAGAGATAGTTTAAAGAGGgatatatatattatcttttTACATACCCCTTTCTATAAAACATagatatatttcaattttaacaagaattaattaaaaataaatagtaattaattaaaaataaatagatatattTCTCACCTTTTTTCTCCTCTTTCTCCATTTGAATAAAACTCTAGCCCTGCCATTACCAAAGTCCTTGAAAAACTTGCCTATTTCACACCTTTGATTCGTCTTATAAAAGCCACTCATCTCGTGTGGTTATTAAATTGTCCTCTGAATTCAACGGCTCAAAGGTTAGACATAATTGGCAAAAGGAAACATTAGTATTTAATcgggaaaaaatttattaattaattccataattgtaaaatttgtattacaatatttttgatatttttaaaaagtcaaCTAGTTAATATTTCTGTTAATTTtatcgttaaatattttactatttaattacttaatttattagttattttttaaaatatttaaaaaatttattaattaatcgatctgttgatattattttaaatttttttataataattaatgattaaaattaatataaaaaatagaaaataaatgttttaaagtattaaaaatattttaatttattttataaaattaaaaaattaattagtaaatttttttatactataaaaattaaataggaatTTTTCCTTATCGAAATCAAGTTtccgagaaaaaaaaaaaagcaaaaattgGGCATAGAAAAGGCTGAAGCTTTGCTGTGAAGAAGTAAGTAGGCCCATTTGATGGAGAAGCCCATGCACGATGCTACTCCAAAACTCTACTCAAACTCAATCCATAACACAGATCTCTTAAATTCCTCCTAATTAGAACTAGGGATGCTAGTGGGTTGAATATTTCAGATTTATCCgctttaataagtttaaaataaatttaaatttaaaaattaatactatcgaatttaaattttatatattagatatttattaattaaatttatttatatataatatatattttatactaatgttataaatttttccacattatttcatgaaaaatttaaatatattttttaaaagtattaattcttttaagaagaaatattatttttttaaaataaaaattattaataaaaaatatttttatataaattattaatatatatatatatatatatatatatatatatatatgtaagagTAAGCGAATTCGGGCCATTTTGTATTAACCGGTGATTTTCACAATTAGCTAAGTAGAACCAAGAaaagtggaaaaaaaaaaaaaaaaaacagagaaaaTTGGGAGATTATAAATCATTTCCGAGGATGGTTATGGCAGCTGAAACAAAGGAAACATGTGCATTTTCTTAAGCTGAAAGGTCACAAAAGGCTCTGAAACACTCTTGAGTAGTAGAGCTTTGATAATGCCAACCCCATTTCTACAATTATTGATTACATCTTCATTACTTTCCCTGCACATCCACTTCAATTTTCCTCATCTTTTTCCTGCTTTCTCAAGCAAACTACTCCTCCACCACCATTATATCCCTCTCCATTCATCTGCTCCACCTTTTCAACTAAGACAATTTACTAGCATCTCttctttttttaactaaaaaatggCACATAATACCTAAATTCATTCTCTTCCCACCATCATAAAAACCCTCACTATCCCCTCTTTACTCATCAAACACTTGTGCAACTTACCATTCCTGCTTCAATTTTCTACGCTTTCTCCAAGCAATTCAGCCCACTACCACCCACAAAATGCACCAATCTATTTTCTCATTTTCacttctccttttcttcctccaCTGCACCAACACACTCTCCCAGTCACCAGCCTCTGCACCAGTAGCCCCTCCAGCCCAACCACCATCACACCATCCATCCCACCGCCCACACAGCTCGCCGCCGCCTGCGCCAACAGACGTCATGCAAATCCTCCTAAAGGCAGGCCACTTCATAACCTTTGTTCGCCTTATAAAGGCCACCCATGTAGATTTTCAGTTAACTTCCCAACTCAACAGCTCAACCGACGGTATCACCATCTTTGCTCCGACGGATACTGCATTTACAAAACTTAAAGCTGGCGCTCTGGACTCTCTAAACGACAGAGAAAAGTTGTCGTTTGTGCAGTTTCATATATTGCCAAGATCTCTCTCGACTTCTGACTTCCAAACTCTGAGCAACCCAATAAAGACACTTGCAGGATCCGATGATCGTTTCCCAATGAACATATCCACCACCGATAGTTCAGTGACTATAAGCACAGGACTCACAAAAACAAGCATAGTTAACACTGTATACACAGATAAACAAGTTGCTATTTATGAGATTGACAAAGTTCTACTTCCTAAACGGCTTTTTCCTCCGGCAGCAGCTCCGGCACCAGCCAAGCCAGCAGAGAGTCCGGAAGTTAATACTAAAGATGCTTCTGATGCAATGAGCTCTGTTTTCCATTATAATGGGGtggtggttcttggagctgGCTTAGCTTCTGCAACGTTATTTTTTTGACACTCGAAGATTTGTGGGGTGGGAGAGAGACTCTGAGATTTTCTCTTGGTTTATTATATTGAGCAATGGTGATCTTCAAGGAGGTGAGTTAGTGGTTTTTCAATAATTTCTGATTATGATCGAATTGTAAGCTttcaattttcttcttcttcttctttttcatttattttatttttatttttttcacagatcattattttaaagatattatCCCATGGTCACAGTGTGGATGAAATTATTGGCcattattttaattcttttactgTTTATTACATTAtatatcttttttaaaaaaaaattcaactcattgtttttactttttctaaatttatattaatataattttctaaTTTGTTATAGTAATAAATCAGTTCAATTATCCTAAAAATgagattgaattttaaaaaaaataaaa
This sequence is a window from Manihot esculenta cultivar AM560-2 chromosome 4, M.esculenta_v8, whole genome shotgun sequence. Protein-coding genes within it:
- the LOC110614047 gene encoding fasciclin-like arabinogalactan protein 12, yielding MHQSIFSFSLLLFFLHCTNTLSQSPASAPVAPPAQPPSHHPSHRPHSSPPPAPTDVMQILLKAGHFITFVRLIKATHVDFQLTSQLNSSTDGITIFAPTDTAFTKLKAGALDSLNDREKLSFVQFHILPRSLSTSDFQTLSNPIKTLAGSDDRFPMNISTTDSSVTISTGLTKTSIVNTVYTDKQVAIYEIDKVLLPKRLFPPAAAPAPAKPAESPEVNTKDASDAMSSVFHYNGVVVLGAGLASATLFF